A single Haloglycomyces albus DSM 45210 DNA region contains:
- a CDS encoding polyprenyl synthetase family protein encodes MTLFDGQFDDERNAIDSALRKNLAALPEKVRDVATYHFGWTDQDGTPVEGRQGKRLRPLLTLLIGRGLGADSEQVLPAAVAVELIHNFSLLHDDVIDEDEYRRARRTAWAAFGRPAAILVGDSLHALAFEVLGGMEVDRLPTATALLGNTVNRLIRGQMSDVHFERRSRVELNECTVMATDKTASLLETATLLGALSASDDHEVGQRAGAFGYHLGLLFQHVDDLLGIWGDPAKTGKSTYSDLANRKKSLPIVAALESSRAEATLLRDYYYRDTATDDASLADMARLVEECGGRDASRESARVHHRAACDALEDLPLEETIKAQLHTVATDLINRES; translated from the coding sequence ATGACTCTCTTCGACGGCCAGTTTGACGACGAACGCAACGCAATCGACTCCGCGCTCCGAAAAAATCTCGCGGCTCTGCCCGAGAAAGTGCGAGACGTCGCCACTTACCATTTCGGATGGACCGACCAAGACGGTACTCCCGTCGAAGGACGGCAAGGTAAACGCCTCAGACCGCTCCTCACACTGTTGATCGGCCGAGGTCTGGGGGCCGATTCCGAACAAGTGCTGCCGGCAGCGGTGGCGGTGGAGTTGATTCACAATTTTTCGCTGCTACACGACGATGTGATCGATGAGGACGAATACCGGCGGGCGCGCCGGACCGCCTGGGCCGCTTTCGGGCGTCCCGCGGCCATTCTGGTCGGGGATTCGCTCCATGCCCTGGCCTTCGAGGTACTGGGGGGAATGGAGGTCGATCGCCTACCCACGGCCACGGCGCTTCTGGGAAACACCGTCAATCGCCTGATCCGCGGGCAGATGAGCGACGTTCATTTTGAGCGTCGCTCGCGGGTCGAGCTCAACGAATGCACCGTGATGGCCACCGACAAAACCGCGTCTCTTCTGGAAACGGCGACCTTGCTGGGGGCGTTGAGCGCGAGTGACGACCATGAGGTCGGGCAGCGTGCCGGAGCCTTCGGGTATCATCTAGGCCTGTTGTTCCAGCACGTCGACGACCTGTTGGGAATTTGGGGTGACCCCGCTAAAACCGGTAAATCCACCTATTCCGACCTGGCCAATCGCAAGAAATCCCTGCCCATTGTGGCGGCGCTGGAATCGTCGCGGGCCGAAGCGACTCTCCTTCGGGACTATTACTACCGAGATACGGCTACCGACGACGCGTCGCTGGCGGACATGGCTCGGCTGGTGGAGGAGTGCGGCGGCCGGGACGCGAGTCGCGAATCGGCTCGCGTCCACCACCGCGCGGCATGCGACGCCCTGGAAGACCTGCCGCTGGAAGAAACCATCAAGGCGCAATTGCACACCGTAGCCACCGACCTGATCAATCGGGAGTCCTAA
- the ispH gene encoding 4-hydroxy-3-methylbut-2-enyl diphosphate reductase encodes MVQPRTLLLASPRSFCAGVERAIAIVERLLEQHGPPIYVYNHIVHNLHIVEDLSQRGVVFVHDLTEVPSDARLVFSAHGVAPALHEEAKERRLDTVDATCPLVSKVHAGVHRALKDGRHVILIGHQGHDESNGVVGIDPEHITLVETVADVRRLDVPDRPLAYACQTTLSQTESADIIAELEARFPHIVPPSGDDICYATTNRQNALDAVVDEADVALILGSRYSSNTTRLWELAARNNTPAHLIADSSDIRDEWLDEGATVAITAGASSPPTLVDEVVEHLSELGPVQVEERVHARENVQFQLPLKVRS; translated from the coding sequence ATGGTTCAACCACGTACCCTCCTCTTGGCCTCCCCACGGTCATTCTGTGCCGGAGTCGAGCGTGCCATCGCTATCGTCGAGCGGCTCTTGGAACAGCACGGCCCACCGATATACGTCTACAACCACATCGTGCACAACCTTCACATTGTGGAAGATTTGTCGCAGCGGGGAGTGGTATTCGTACACGATTTGACCGAGGTTCCTTCGGACGCCCGCCTGGTGTTCTCCGCTCATGGGGTGGCACCTGCATTGCACGAGGAGGCCAAGGAACGCCGTCTCGACACCGTCGATGCCACCTGTCCTCTGGTGTCGAAGGTGCATGCCGGAGTGCATCGTGCGCTTAAAGACGGACGCCACGTCATTCTCATTGGGCACCAAGGGCATGACGAATCAAACGGTGTCGTCGGGATCGATCCCGAACACATTACTCTGGTCGAGACAGTAGCTGATGTCAGACGACTCGACGTCCCCGACCGCCCGTTGGCCTATGCCTGTCAGACCACGCTGTCGCAGACGGAGTCAGCCGACATCATTGCGGAGCTGGAAGCACGCTTCCCACATATCGTTCCGCCCTCGGGCGACGATATCTGTTATGCGACCACCAATCGACAGAATGCACTGGACGCGGTCGTCGACGAGGCGGACGTGGCGTTGATCCTCGGGTCGCGGTATTCCTCGAACACGACCCGACTGTGGGAACTGGCCGCCCGCAACAACACTCCGGCGCACCTGATCGCCGATTCCTCGGACATCCGCGACGAATGGCTGGACGAGGGGGCGACGGTGGCGATCACGGCCGGAGCTTCGTCCCCGCCTACGCTCGTAGACGAGGTGGTGGAACACTTGAGTGAATTGGGTCCGGTCCAAGTGGAGGAACGGGTTCACGCGCGAGAGAACGTGCAGTTTCAGCTGCCTCTGAAAGTGCGTTCATAG
- a CDS encoding MGMT family protein → MPTPPELEWQDRIDHILDNLPAATWTAYGELGRAVGRGPRQVARYLSTEGTRNAYRVLRSNGRVSDGFHWNHPEHKTAREVLSEEGIHFDRSGRADPHRRLDADDLIELMRDYVPYLCERKRGRGQPVYGLVSGSARFRPAGCGPACGS, encoded by the coding sequence GTGCCGACACCGCCGGAATTGGAATGGCAGGACCGCATCGATCACATCCTGGACAATCTTCCCGCGGCGACGTGGACGGCGTACGGGGAACTAGGGCGAGCCGTGGGGCGTGGGCCACGTCAGGTCGCTCGATATCTCAGTACCGAAGGCACCCGCAACGCCTACCGCGTGCTGCGCTCGAACGGGCGCGTTTCCGACGGGTTCCACTGGAATCATCCCGAACATAAGACCGCACGTGAGGTCTTGAGTGAAGAGGGGATTCACTTTGATCGCTCCGGTCGGGCCGACCCTCACCGTCGGCTTGACGCCGACGACCTCATCGAGCTCATGCGAGACTACGTCCCGTACTTATGTGAGCGTAAAAGGGGACGAGGGCAGCCCGTCTACGGCCTTGTCAGCGGCTCGGCCCGATTCCGCCCGGCCGGTTGCGGGCCGGCGTGCGGTTCGTGA
- a CDS encoding TPM domain-containing protein, with product MQGRRRGIEFVIAAAVLIAVSVFSAPAHATGPITLEGENIVDRVEVLGDRRDELQNAIDRIDVEQNIGIYVVFIDTFGDRGPDTWAHTTARRSDLGSRDLLLVIATEDHRYTWSVEKSFPLSDKQLEEVAKKAVEPELARDRWAQAALGAANGCEAAAAGETIPSAKPDARTTYRIIALASALAVVIAGTVGIYRWKTRRGEK from the coding sequence ATGCAAGGTCGGAGGCGCGGGATCGAATTTGTCATTGCCGCTGCCGTCCTGATCGCGGTATCGGTGTTCTCCGCTCCGGCTCACGCCACCGGCCCGATCACCCTCGAAGGCGAGAACATCGTCGATCGCGTGGAGGTCCTGGGAGATCGTCGGGACGAATTGCAGAACGCCATCGATCGGATCGATGTGGAACAGAATATCGGAATCTATGTCGTTTTCATCGACACCTTTGGAGACCGTGGTCCCGATACCTGGGCCCACACGACCGCGCGTCGTTCGGATCTGGGAAGCCGAGATCTGCTTCTGGTCATTGCCACGGAGGACCACCGTTATACCTGGAGTGTTGAGAAAAGCTTTCCTCTGAGCGACAAGCAGTTGGAAGAGGTCGCCAAGAAAGCCGTCGAACCGGAACTCGCGCGGGACCGGTGGGCTCAAGCCGCGTTGGGCGCGGCGAACGGTTGTGAGGCGGCCGCCGCCGGTGAAACGATTCCCTCCGCCAAACCCGACGCCCGAACGACGTATCGGATTATCGCCCTGGCGTCGGCTCTGGCCGTCGTGATCGCCGGAACGGTTGGAATATACCGATGGAAAACCCGTCGCGGCGAGAAGTGA
- a CDS encoding YhjD/YihY/BrkB family envelope integrity protein yields MTSRLASAVRAIGRTSIGRAVTTFFSRNRTDNAAGLTYYSVLSLFPALIVGVSVIGMLDPGATGRFLANFNDVLPESVLSLLDKVVGNLQSNRQAAGAVALLGTLTSLWAAGNYIAAFGRAGDLVTGTDTGRAWWKTLLVRLGLTAGCGLLAIVGVITVTSGSSVASTVGGLWGQPDATAALWGWLRWLVLAAVIITITVVLYRYAPSRNLAARELIPGALLGMVLAVAASAAFGMYVSSVADYDATYGSLAGVIIFLVWLWLLNTVLLLGFQYGVTRGESAPANGGAEEEG; encoded by the coding sequence ATGACCTCTCGATTGGCATCGGCGGTACGAGCGATCGGTCGAACGTCGATAGGGCGGGCCGTGACCACTTTCTTTTCGCGGAACCGGACCGATAATGCCGCGGGGTTGACCTACTATTCGGTACTTTCGCTGTTCCCGGCTCTTATAGTGGGAGTATCGGTCATCGGTATGCTCGACCCCGGTGCCACCGGACGTTTCCTGGCGAATTTCAATGACGTGCTCCCCGAATCGGTACTGTCCCTCCTGGATAAGGTCGTGGGAAATCTGCAATCGAACCGCCAGGCCGCAGGTGCGGTGGCATTGCTGGGTACGTTGACGTCGTTGTGGGCGGCGGGCAATTACATCGCGGCCTTCGGTCGAGCCGGAGATTTGGTGACCGGTACCGATACGGGTCGCGCCTGGTGGAAGACGCTTCTTGTCCGCCTCGGATTGACCGCAGGGTGCGGACTTCTGGCGATCGTGGGCGTCATCACGGTCACGTCGGGTAGTTCCGTCGCCTCCACTGTCGGGGGACTGTGGGGGCAGCCCGATGCGACCGCAGCTCTGTGGGGTTGGTTGCGTTGGCTGGTTCTCGCGGCGGTCATCATTACCATTACCGTTGTGCTGTATCGATACGCTCCGAGTCGGAACCTTGCGGCGCGGGAACTGATTCCCGGAGCCTTGCTCGGTATGGTGCTGGCGGTCGCCGCCTCGGCGGCCTTCGGAATGTATGTGTCCTCGGTCGCCGATTACGATGCCACGTACGGTTCGCTGGCCGGCGTCATCATATTTCTCGTCTGGCTCTGGTTGCTCAATACGGTTTTGCTCTTGGGCTTTCAATACGGTGTCACCCGCGGCGAATCCGCTCCTGCGAACGGCGGCGCTGAAGAGGAAGGCTAA